The following proteins are co-located in the Candidatus Accumulibacter cognatus genome:
- a CDS encoding DUF4124 domain-containing protein: protein MNNLLVTIALVLLATTAHAQYRCVENGRTTLTDRPCASEQGQSNPQPQGKPNNVIGEVTNSAYATTTGGWRGQAQYQANVGGTIAQEAHAVVQMIIEIDPQGKILGSSPENGCKLKGLATPGVISTIANLDVTFYECAYTGFNRRMSGTLSINSAQKHAQLTLNAISVGLGKVAGTFDIRATLRR from the coding sequence ATGAACAATTTATTAGTGACTATTGCTCTCGTGTTACTTGCCACAACCGCTCACGCCCAATACCGATGCGTGGAAAACGGGCGGACTACCCTGACTGATCGCCCATGCGCTTCAGAGCAGGGACAAAGCAACCCGCAGCCCCAAGGCAAACCAAACAACGTCATTGGTGAAGTTACCAATTCTGCTTATGCGACGACGACGGGTGGTTGGCGAGGCCAAGCACAATATCAAGCCAATGTGGGAGGAACGATTGCGCAGGAGGCACACGCGGTCGTTCAGATGATCATAGAAATTGATCCACAGGGCAAAATACTCGGATCGAGCCCTGAAAACGGCTGCAAACTCAAGGGACTGGCTACGCCAGGGGTGATTTCCACCATCGCAAACCTTGACGTGACATTTTACGAATGTGCGTATACAGGCTTCAATCGCCGGATGTCTGGGACACTGAGCATTAATTCAGCTCAGAAGCATGCTCAGCTTACACTGAATGCAATCTCGGTTGGGCTGGGCAAAGTCGCGGGAACGTTTGACATCCGTGCCACCTTGCGCCGGTAA
- a CDS encoding restriction endonuclease, translating to MARRNTSIIDDLFGIAAMLPWWVGSTLAVVAYVVLHRYASADVPTNVSPGQVGQMVFGQMTKVLAFYGQFIIPLLLLAGAAASFFGRRKREGLVRDAGGDRSGATLRALSWKDFELLVGEAFRMRGFSVVETGGGGYDGGIDLQLKKGSEVFLVQCKQWRAYKVSVNVVRELFGVMASQGATGGFVVTSGTFSADARSFVEGKNIELIDGSALQGMIERVSCAQPEMMSVRGVSNRAEPHLQTTALVMEPTCPRCGSAMAKRIAKQGSKAGGAFWGCTAFPKCRGVRAIE from the coding sequence ATGGCAAGAAGAAATACCAGCATTATTGATGACTTGTTTGGAATCGCTGCGATGCTGCCGTGGTGGGTAGGAAGTACTCTGGCCGTCGTCGCCTATGTAGTTCTACACAGGTATGCGTCCGCGGATGTACCGACCAATGTTTCTCCTGGGCAGGTTGGGCAAATGGTCTTCGGTCAGATGACCAAGGTGCTAGCCTTCTACGGTCAGTTCATTATCCCTCTACTGCTATTGGCCGGCGCAGCCGCATCCTTCTTCGGACGACGCAAACGTGAAGGCCTCGTACGCGATGCTGGTGGCGACAGGTCCGGTGCGACCCTGCGTGCACTGAGTTGGAAGGACTTCGAGTTGCTTGTCGGCGAAGCCTTCCGAATGCGTGGCTTTTCGGTGGTTGAAACTGGCGGAGGTGGTTACGATGGCGGTATTGACCTCCAATTGAAGAAAGGCAGCGAAGTCTTTCTCGTGCAATGCAAGCAGTGGCGCGCCTACAAGGTGTCGGTCAATGTGGTGCGTGAATTGTTCGGCGTGATGGCATCGCAGGGCGCGACCGGAGGATTTGTTGTCACCTCGGGCACATTCAGTGCCGATGCGCGCTCTTTCGTGGAAGGGAAGAACATTGAGTTAATCGATGGCTCAGCGCTCCAGGGCATGATTGAAAGGGTCAGTTGCGCCCAACCGGAGATGATGTCCGTCCGTGGAGTTTCAAACAGGGCAGAGCCACATCTACAGACCACCGCGCTGGTAATGGAGCCAACTTGCCCACGTTGCGGTAGCGCCATGGCCAAGCGCATTGCCAAACAGGGGTCGAAGGCAGGAGGTGCGTTTTGGGGATGTACTGCGTTCCCGAAGTGCCGTGGTGTCAGGGCAATCGAGTAG
- a CDS encoding M23 family metallopeptidase: protein MLRCLLLALAVLVGNQNSLADPSQNYPFSIETEKEGDGHRIVARNNGPAPISVKVSIADSQYITTDRPFPVFAVVPPGGGTLYLAHIRPAMTGVGYSFRTHSSWVLGDFNAQQSPDALYRLPYRDGTAYRIGQAPGGPITTHTTPDSLYAVDIGLPEGAPIVAARDGVVIYTEANQVYGGQSPDMVSKANEVRILHVDGTIAVYAHLAHGGVYVYPGQRVTAGTQIGLAGSTGYSSGPHLHFAVETVVRSGDGLAMVSVPIQFYVGNPPIAFAPRFGMLVAADYSSPGRMPDVEAPQMAGKASVTTQTATGNREMVISFEVPAPLRAWLLLIPAWQWAIGTVSLIFLLTFLDSKRKDWRRATKMQEPTLRSRPAEEPLRHGLSARDKLVIACGGDRQRADRLQEYEYHRSPGISNEEAAQRACERLQRDRH, encoded by the coding sequence GTGTTGAGGTGTCTCCTCCTTGCCCTTGCCGTCTTGGTTGGCAACCAGAATTCCCTGGCCGATCCGAGCCAGAATTATCCGTTTTCGATCGAAACCGAGAAAGAAGGCGATGGCCACCGTATCGTGGCTCGCAACAATGGGCCTGCCCCAATCTCCGTGAAGGTCTCGATTGCTGACTCCCAGTACATCACAACAGATCGACCATTCCCCGTCTTTGCCGTAGTCCCTCCAGGAGGAGGAACCCTGTATCTGGCGCACATACGGCCAGCGATGACAGGTGTTGGCTATTCCTTCCGTACCCATAGTTCCTGGGTGCTCGGGGACTTCAACGCTCAGCAAAGCCCTGACGCGCTGTACCGCTTGCCCTACCGAGATGGTACGGCATACCGCATTGGACAGGCTCCTGGTGGCCCGATAACCACCCACACCACGCCTGACAGCCTGTACGCAGTAGACATCGGCTTGCCGGAGGGAGCTCCGATTGTCGCTGCCCGCGATGGCGTGGTGATCTACACCGAGGCAAATCAGGTCTATGGTGGGCAGAGTCCAGATATGGTGAGCAAAGCCAACGAAGTGCGGATACTGCATGTTGATGGCACGATCGCCGTGTATGCACACCTGGCTCATGGCGGCGTGTACGTCTATCCGGGCCAAAGGGTGACAGCAGGGACACAAATCGGACTGGCTGGCTCTACCGGGTATTCTTCGGGGCCACATCTGCATTTCGCAGTAGAGACTGTGGTGCGATCAGGAGATGGCTTGGCAATGGTCTCCGTGCCGATCCAGTTTTATGTGGGCAACCCGCCCATAGCGTTCGCACCACGGTTTGGAATGCTGGTCGCCGCTGATTATTCGTCTCCTGGTCGGATGCCTGATGTCGAAGCGCCACAGATGGCAGGCAAGGCATCAGTCACCACTCAAACTGCCACAGGCAACCGTGAGATGGTCATATCTTTTGAAGTGCCTGCTCCACTTCGAGCGTGGCTCCTTCTTATTCCTGCCTGGCAATGGGCAATCGGTACGGTTTCCTTGATTTTCCTGCTGACTTTCCTGGACAGTAAAAGGAAGGACTGGCGGCGAGCAACCAAGATGCAGGAACCGACCCTACGCTCCAGGCCAGCAGAAGAACCGCTCAGGCATGGACTTTCGGCACGCGACAAACTGGTAATTGCCTGTGGCGGTGATAGGCAACGGGCTGATCGACTGCAAGAGTACGAGTATCACCGATCACCCGGCATCAGCAACGAGGAAGCTGCCCAGAGGGCGTGCGAGAGGCTCCAGCGAGATCGGCATTGA
- a CDS encoding PilZ domain-containing protein, translating into MASIQMQRRNFMRHPADIPLDIAIRGTHRDVVQRLKDVSEGGLAYLSRRPLGTGSTVVLSIPLVQPPFSAAGVVVWCHRQGSVYEVGVRFADADDLFAARMVEQVCQIEHYRQQVQRAEGRVLDAETAAREWIKRYAASFPALGKGSTH; encoded by the coding sequence ATGGCTTCGATACAGATGCAGCGGCGCAACTTCATGCGCCATCCGGCGGACATTCCGCTCGACATCGCCATCCGTGGCACGCATCGCGACGTCGTGCAGCGGTTGAAGGACGTCAGCGAAGGCGGCCTGGCGTACCTGAGCCGACGGCCACTGGGCACCGGTTCGACGGTCGTGCTCTCGATTCCGCTCGTACAGCCGCCGTTCAGCGCCGCCGGGGTGGTGGTCTGGTGTCACCGCCAGGGAAGCGTTTACGAGGTTGGCGTCCGTTTTGCCGACGCCGACGACCTCTTCGCCGCCCGCATGGTCGAGCAGGTATGCCAGATCGAGCACTATCGGCAGCAGGTGCAGCGCGCCGAGGGGAGAGTGCTCGACGCCGAGACGGCGGCGCGCGAATGGATCAAGCGCTACGCGGCAAGCTTCCCGGCGCTCGGCAAGGGCAGCACCCACTGA
- a CDS encoding aminoacyl-tRNA deacylase: MANERLPVTPAIRVLRAAGVAFSDHPYTWQERGGTAASSRELGVDEHAVIKTLIMEDERRQPLIVLMHGDSEVSTRKLARRLAVKSIVPCRPEVANRHSGYLVGGTSPFGTRKPMPVYLERSILDLERIFINAGRRGYLVAIAPSVLVDLLHPELVDVAA, from the coding sequence ATGGCGAACGAGCGGCTGCCGGTGACGCCGGCGATCCGCGTCCTGCGCGCCGCCGGCGTCGCTTTCTCGGATCATCCCTACACTTGGCAGGAACGCGGCGGGACGGCGGCCAGCAGCCGCGAACTCGGCGTCGACGAACACGCGGTGATCAAGACTCTGATCATGGAGGACGAGCGCCGGCAGCCGCTGATCGTCCTCATGCATGGCGACAGTGAAGTGTCGACCCGGAAGCTCGCGCGCCGGCTGGCGGTCAAGTCGATCGTCCCTTGCCGGCCCGAGGTCGCCAACCGCCACTCCGGCTACCTGGTCGGCGGCACCAGCCCGTTCGGCACGCGCAAGCCGATGCCGGTGTACCTCGAGCGCAGCATTCTCGACCTCGAGCGGATCTTCATCAACGCCGGCCGGCGGGGTTACCTCGTCGCCATCGCACCGTCGGTGCTCGTCGACCTGCTGCACCCCGAATTGGTCGACGTCGCGGCCTGA
- a CDS encoding mechanosensitive ion channel, with protein MPAQAQIPWSKTTGALPATSSEPEEKPRDKAARNLAEASRQQEAFRVEQGVPRPTENPSVSERRRLLDRLVVAYGEKIKLLDDIENLKRPKPPDPQQQELLAGFGGPGPYPALRVDALRDAQRAVRILMQRLAAADRALDTLKVGQIEEQRKAAEAVRLAEDRLSRARGQQETDRERDNRDTSLLRRQLAETELVNIGLAKDKIATESKTLQARDTEMERLLTRVLPEQELSKDELEQQQALLRKELKQLNSEAERLLAENGRRAAERERLVADAGRDGAQAAQRLHVLDAQLESDRIRLLALSWAQTLLQASIDAWGQRYVGYRAQDAATRQTVIAWLTRTREELEGRRQLVQQMAHEARAAVREQEARTQVSAAGAASSAQSTELLAAQREQSQAFERVERIVTELLRQIDRWLGDLGGAGSGARAKDWRVAALEIGEAFKRIWNFEMFAVDESTIVDGKSVTVSYGVTVGKSIGALFLFVVGYWLFAALARRLQRVMVQRFGVDQQLASVVRRWAMIALGVLLVIFILNLARIPLTAFAFLGGALAIGVGFGTQTIIKNVISGIIVLFERKIRVGDIIQLGGTTGHVVAVDLRASTVRGFDGVEALVPNSSFLENQVVNWTYSNPRIRREIRVGIAYGSPTQRAAEIILGCAADHGEVLKDPPPDVFFEDFADSALLLVLVFWVELGPLRLSGRRVDSDLRFAIEKGLAAAGIAIPFPQRDLHLDTSRPLAVSIAQQKQEAGDRGAA; from the coding sequence GTGCCGGCACAGGCGCAGATCCCCTGGTCGAAGACGACGGGCGCACTGCCGGCGACTAGCAGCGAACCGGAGGAGAAGCCGCGCGACAAGGCCGCCCGCAACCTGGCCGAGGCGAGCCGGCAACAGGAGGCGTTCCGGGTCGAGCAGGGAGTACCGCGGCCAACCGAGAACCCGTCGGTCAGCGAGCGACGTCGCTTGCTCGACCGCCTCGTCGTCGCGTATGGCGAGAAGATCAAGCTGCTCGACGACATCGAGAATCTCAAGCGGCCGAAACCGCCGGACCCGCAGCAGCAGGAACTGCTCGCCGGCTTCGGCGGTCCGGGACCGTACCCGGCCTTGCGCGTCGATGCCCTGCGCGACGCGCAGCGCGCCGTGCGCATCCTCATGCAGCGACTGGCGGCGGCCGATCGCGCGCTCGACACCCTTAAAGTCGGGCAGATCGAGGAACAACGCAAGGCCGCTGAGGCGGTTCGCCTGGCCGAGGACCGGCTGAGCCGCGCCCGCGGCCAGCAGGAGACCGACCGCGAGCGGGACAACCGCGACACGAGCCTGCTGCGGCGGCAGCTCGCCGAGACCGAACTGGTCAATATCGGCCTCGCGAAGGACAAGATCGCCACCGAATCGAAAACGCTGCAGGCGCGCGACACGGAGATGGAGCGGCTTCTGACGCGGGTTCTGCCTGAGCAGGAACTCAGCAAGGACGAACTCGAGCAGCAGCAGGCGCTGTTGCGCAAGGAGCTGAAGCAACTCAACTCGGAAGCTGAAAGACTGCTTGCCGAGAACGGCCGGCGCGCGGCCGAACGCGAGCGGCTTGTCGCCGATGCCGGACGCGACGGTGCGCAGGCGGCGCAGCGTTTGCATGTGCTGGATGCCCAGCTCGAGAGCGACCGCATCCGTCTGCTGGCGCTGAGCTGGGCACAGACGCTGCTGCAGGCGAGTATCGACGCATGGGGACAGCGCTATGTCGGCTATCGTGCGCAGGATGCCGCGACGAGGCAGACCGTCATCGCCTGGCTGACGCGCACACGGGAAGAGTTGGAGGGCCGCCGCCAGCTCGTGCAGCAGATGGCACACGAGGCACGGGCCGCAGTGCGCGAGCAGGAGGCGCGAACGCAGGTGAGTGCGGCCGGTGCCGCATCGTCGGCGCAATCGACCGAGCTGCTGGCGGCCCAGCGCGAGCAGAGCCAGGCCTTCGAGCGGGTCGAGCGGATCGTAACGGAACTGCTGCGGCAGATCGACCGCTGGCTCGGCGATCTCGGTGGAGCTGGCAGCGGCGCCCGGGCGAAGGACTGGCGGGTCGCTGCCCTGGAGATCGGCGAGGCCTTCAAGCGGATCTGGAATTTCGAGATGTTCGCCGTCGACGAATCGACGATCGTCGACGGCAAGAGCGTCACCGTCAGCTATGGCGTCACCGTCGGCAAGAGCATCGGCGCGCTGTTCCTGTTCGTCGTCGGCTACTGGCTGTTCGCAGCGCTGGCGCGCCGGCTGCAGCGGGTGATGGTGCAACGCTTCGGCGTCGACCAGCAGCTTGCCAGCGTCGTCCGTCGCTGGGCAATGATCGCTCTCGGCGTGCTGCTGGTGATCTTCATTCTCAATCTGGCGCGCATCCCGCTGACCGCGTTCGCGTTTCTCGGCGGTGCGCTGGCGATCGGCGTGGGTTTCGGCACGCAGACGATCATCAAGAACGTCATCAGCGGCATCATCGTCCTCTTCGAGCGCAAGATCCGCGTCGGCGACATCATTCAGCTCGGTGGGACGACGGGCCACGTCGTCGCGGTCGACCTGCGCGCATCCACCGTGCGCGGCTTCGACGGTGTCGAGGCGCTGGTTCCGAACTCGAGCTTCCTCGAGAACCAGGTGGTGAACTGGACCTACTCCAACCCGCGCATCCGGCGCGAGATCCGCGTCGGCATCGCCTATGGCTCACCGACCCAGCGCGCAGCCGAGATCATTCTTGGCTGCGCCGCGGATCATGGCGAGGTGCTCAAGGACCCGCCACCGGATGTCTTCTTCGAAGACTTCGCCGACAGCGCGCTGCTGCTGGTGCTGGTCTTCTGGGTCGAACTCGGACCGCTGCGGCTGTCGGGGCGCCGCGTGGATAGTGACCTGCGTTTCGCGATCGAGAAGGGGTTGGCGGCGGCCGGCATCGCCATTCCGTTTCCGCAGCGGGACCTGCACCTCGATACCTCGCGACCGCTGGCCGTCAGTATCGCGCAGCAGAAGCAGGAGGCCGGCGACCGCGGTGCGGCCTGA
- a CDS encoding transposase, with protein MTGDPVAGGGKNQKKRLERPLRDCARPPFALEHLQQRDAGHRAYHYPKPRPDGPRDLVLTPRELIDRIAAPVPRPRRITFGRSGQV; from the coding sequence TTGACGGGAGATCCGGTTGCAGGTGGCGGCAAGAACCAGAAAAAGAGACTGGAGCGGCCGCTACGTGACTGCGCGCGTCCTCCCTTCGCCCTTGAGCACTTGCAGCAACGCGACGCCGGGCATCGGGCCTATCACTATCCCAAGCCACGGCCCGACGGCCCACGCGATCTGGTGCTGACGCCGCGGGAACTGATCGACCGGATCGCCGCCCCGGTGCCACGACCGCGGCGCATCACCTTCGGTAGGTCCGGGCAGGTGTGA
- a CDS encoding GGDEF domain-containing protein, protein MMSKGKGRTTATDLAGPGSKILAGGFSPRLCHRLAACIAAMATLETISSPIIPYIAAWREHEKVIWYEYVGAKFLALLGCDREEVDEVFRQSIVDRRLYRYADRESKVEEEIVTRAELRGDQAGLREEVKKAGAVEFVYQLALPEGKRIWLKDQANIEVFVEDRICLSIGCLTEVTKEMEQKDLLEKIGYFDELTKLPKRTILQRILEMNIGNLRRGHVTDFVFLLLDIDHFKAVNDMHGHQAGDQILVGFAEVMRATKRHEDEIGRYGGEEFYGFSIGSLNNGIQFAERLRQAVAGSEFVFDRERVPVTVSVGLVAASQLAGDGEISAEELVRVADRRLYLAKEEGRNRVVFRG, encoded by the coding sequence ATGATGAGCAAGGGCAAGGGACGGACAACGGCGACCGATTTGGCCGGGCCGGGCAGCAAGATTCTTGCGGGCGGGTTTTCGCCTCGGCTATGCCACCGGCTGGCGGCGTGTATCGCCGCCATGGCAACCCTGGAGACGATTTCCTCGCCGATCATCCCCTATATCGCCGCCTGGCGCGAACATGAGAAAGTCATCTGGTATGAATATGTCGGGGCGAAGTTTCTCGCCCTTCTCGGCTGCGATCGGGAGGAAGTGGACGAGGTTTTCCGTCAGAGTATCGTTGACCGGCGCCTCTACCGATATGCCGATCGAGAGAGCAAGGTGGAGGAGGAAATCGTAACCCGGGCCGAGTTGCGTGGCGATCAGGCCGGCCTGCGCGAGGAAGTGAAGAAAGCGGGGGCGGTGGAGTTCGTCTATCAACTGGCCTTGCCGGAGGGGAAGAGGATCTGGCTGAAGGACCAGGCCAATATCGAGGTCTTTGTCGAGGACCGGATCTGTCTCTCCATTGGCTGCCTGACCGAGGTCACCAAGGAGATGGAGCAGAAGGATCTGCTGGAAAAAATCGGCTATTTCGACGAACTGACCAAATTGCCGAAACGGACCATCCTCCAACGGATTCTCGAGATGAATATCGGTAATCTCCGCCGCGGCCACGTGACCGATTTTGTCTTTCTGTTGTTGGACATCGATCATTTCAAGGCAGTGAACGACATGCATGGCCATCAGGCCGGGGACCAGATCCTGGTCGGCTTCGCCGAGGTAATGCGAGCCACCAAGCGGCATGAGGATGAGATCGGTCGATATGGTGGCGAAGAGTTTTACGGATTCTCCATCGGCAGCTTGAACAACGGCATCCAATTTGCCGAGCGACTGAGGCAGGCAGTAGCCGGCAGCGAGTTTGTCTTTGATCGGGAGCGGGTTCCGGTCACCGTCTCCGTCGGCTTGGTAGCGGCGAGCCAACTCGCGGGGGATGGAGAAATCAGTGCCGAGGAGTTGGTACGGGTAGCAGATCGGCGGTTGTACTTGGCCAAGGAAGAAGGGCGAAATCGTGTAGTCTTTCGAGGCTGA